One part of the Vitis riparia cultivar Riparia Gloire de Montpellier isolate 1030 chromosome 15, EGFV_Vit.rip_1.0, whole genome shotgun sequence genome encodes these proteins:
- the LOC117932235 gene encoding protein ENHANCED DISEASE RESISTANCE 4-like isoform X2, whose product MIESAKVRLVRCPKCKHILPERPDVPVYLCGSCGAVLQGKKNRKSGADTSSETSNEERVERVSLNSGNLLENETENFNNSSDISDADVKSNDSSSNFGKRGSDAEKSRDHSKDRADKWVVETALDTNTNRDELGGIKMEKETGELKSHVQNASTSWRSERSSNWRFGERGEVEGFRRNPRTNIGGGMRYSQSTYSDEGPSNYGYGEPLRDGSSSVDGGNRVEYFGHDPARLIRQLDELKDRLNLTCDVTDKPKEKVPLDRRMFHGEAYEDSEAWFPTSSSGPRRSSMPFFMPDKHVSEPPYFQHYTKPFPYDNRHEKGMHGSYPSMHGSNHNPGYEDVFGPQMLRQRRPPDQAPGHYRQQPPYAYFSGGYMEPHSNPYEPYPHDPNLHHPSCSCFLCYTRHQQVPGSIPTNALLNRRFPDIPNDPMSYHRENPVAFGPRVYNPRTVDPPPMPSHDSQSHARLPSDLNTQTSDFVHHLPQREVLLNGRHYCRPLAGGAPFITCCNCCELLRLPKKILLVKKNQQKIRCGACSAIIFLAVNRHKIVASIHEETEKTSKEIDDSTNQLVDECPSNSHGHVNQYSENFSSDDYDNSAYDFQSMDREAGSVPTDQGLNSRKPERVQNLHSSPSTPENEGSQEGLIAPREVDNPLEQPKKAVLSPPPPGSSLQEHFDYSSNNLALNRFGNGNQSSCSDHEKVIPSKTISRQSSVKDVSVATEMEVSFNEFSNTVVSQDSGDASREHDHLGINKGGEPFLAGIIKDLRDTSRPNQTIEQGRNIVMVNGHLIPDRLVKKAEKLAGTIHPGEYW is encoded by the exons ATGATTGAATCGGCTAAAGTTCGTTTGGTTCGTTGCCCAAAGTGCAAGCATATTCTTCCAGAGCGTCCTGATGTGCCTGTTTATCTCTGTGGCAGTTGCGGTGCTGTTCTTCAAG ggaaaaagaatagaaaatctGGCGCGGACACTTCATCAGAGACGTCCAATGAAGAAAGGGTTGAAAGAGTTTCCCTAAATTCTGGGAatttattggaaaatgaaaCAGAGAATTTCAATAACTCGAGTGACATTTCTGATGCAGATGTCAAGTCAAATGATAGTTCTTCAAATTTTGGTAAAAGGGGTTCAGATGCTGAGAAAAGTCGGGATCATTCTAAGGACAGAGCTGATAAATGGGTTGTCGAGACTGCTCTTGATACGAACACAAATAGAGATGAATTGGGTGgtataaaaatggaaaaggaaacCGGGGAATTGAAGTCCCATGTCCAAAATGCAAGCACATCCTGGAGATCAGAGCGGAGTTCTAATTGGCGATTTGGGGAGAGAGGCGAGGTGGAGGGGTTTCGGAGAAACCCAAGAACAAATATTGGAGGAGGTATGAGATATTCGCAATCTACCTACTCAGACGAGGGACCATCAAATTATGGTTATGGAGAGCCATTGAGGGATGGTAGTAGTTCCGTAGATGGAGGTAATAGAGTTGAGTACTTTGGACATGATCCAGCCAGGCTTATAAGACAACTTGACGAGTTGAAGGATCGATTAAATCTTACTTGTGATGTGACTGACAAACCTAAAGAAAAGGTTCCTTTAGATAGGAGAATGTTTCATGGGGAGGCTTATGAGGATTCTGAGGCTTGGTTTCCAACTAGCTCTTCTGGTCCAAGAAGGAGTTCAATGCCGTTTTTCATGCCAGACAAGCATGTTTCAGAACCTCCTTATTTCCAGCATTATACCAAGCCATTTCCTTATGATAATAGGCATGAGAAGGGTATGCATGGCTCCTATCCATCCATGCACGGTTCAAATCATAATCCAGGATATGAGGATGTTTTTGGACCCCAAATGCTTAGGCAAAGACGACCTCCAGATCAAGCACCAGGTCATTACAGACAACAGCCACCTTATGCATACTTTTCAGGAGGATACATGGAACCTCATTCCAATCCATATGAACCATACCCCCACGACCCCAACCTTCACCATCCTTCTTGctcttgttttctttgttaCACTAGACATCAACAAGTTCCAGGGTCAATCCCAACCAATGCCTTATTGAATAGAAGGTTTCCTGACATTCCAAATGATCCCATGTCATACCATCGAGAAAATCCTGTTGCATTTGGTCCACGGGTTTATAATCCTAGAACTGTCGATCCTCCTCCGATGCCTTCTCATGATTCACAGTCCCACGCAAGATTGCCAAGTGACCTTAACACGCAAACAAGTGATTTTGTTCACCACCTTCCCCAGAGGGAGGTTCTCCTTAATGGCAGACACTATTGCCGTCCCTTAGCCGGAGGTGCCCCGTTTATAACATGCTGTAATTGCTGTGAATTGCTACGACTGCCAAAGAAGATACTCCTTGTAAAGAAGAATCAACAGAAAATCCGGTGTGGGGCCTGCTCAGCAATAATCTTCCTTGCTGTCAACCGCCATAAAATTGTTGCTTCTATTCATGAAGAAACAGAGAAAACTTCTAAGGAGATTGATGATAGCACGAATCAGCTAGTGGATGAGTGCCCTTCAAATTCACATGGCCATGTGAACCAGTATAGCGAGAATTTCTCTTCTGATGATTATGATAATTCTGCATATGATTTTCAGTCGATGGATAGAGAAGCTGGTTCAGTTCCAACAGATCAAGGTTTGAACTCAAGGAAGCCTGAGAGGGTACAGAACCTCCATTCATCTCCCAGCACGCCTGAGAATGAGGGTAGTCAAGAAGGTTTGATTGCTCCAAGAGAGGTGGACAATCCCCTTGAACAGCCTAAGAAAGCTGTCCTGTCTCCACCACCTCCGGGTTCATCTCTTCAAGAGCATTTTGATTATTCTTCTAATAATCTTGCATTGAACCGTTTTGGGAATGGAAACCAAAGTAGCTGCTCAGATCATGAGAAGGTGATACCATCAAAGACCATCTCCCGACAAAGTTCAGTGAAAGATGTATCAGTGGCAACTGAGATGGAGGTGTCATTCAACGAGTTCTCGAATACTGTAGTGTCCCAAGATTCAGGGGATGCAAGCAGAGAACATGATCATCTGGGAATCAACAAAGGGGGGGAACCATTTTTAGCTGGCATTATTAAGGACCTTAGGGACACTTCTAGACCTAACCAGACAATTGAGCAAGGCAGAAATATTGTTATGGTTAATGGGCACCTTATACCAGATCGTCTAGTTAAGAAGGCCGAAAAGCTAGCTGGAACAATCCATCCGGGAGAATACTGGTAA
- the LOC117932235 gene encoding protein ENHANCED DISEASE RESISTANCE 4-like isoform X1: protein MIESAKVRLVRCPKCKHILPERPDVPVYLCGSCGAVLQGKKNRKSGADTSSETSNEERVERVSLNSGNLLENETENFNNSSDISDADVKSNDSSSNFGKRGSDAEKSRDHSKDRADKWVVETALDTNTNRDELGGIKMEKETGELKSHVQNASTSWRSERSSNWRFGERGEVEGFRRNPRTNIGGGMRYSQSTYSDEGPSNYGYGEPLRDGSSSVDGGNRVEYFGHDPARLIRQLDELKDRLNLTCDVTDKPKEKVPLDRRMFHGEAYEDSEAWFPTSSSGPRRSSMPFFMPDKHVSEPPYFQHYTKPFPYDNRHEKGMHGSYPSMHGSNHNPGYEDVFGPQMLRQRRPPDQAPGHYRQQPPYAYFSGGYMEPHSNPYEPYPHDPNLHHPSCSCFLCYTRHQQVPGSIPTNALLNRRFPDIPNDPMSYHRENPVAFGPRVYNPRTVDPPPMPSHDSQSHARLPSDLNTQTSDFVHHLPQREVLLNGRHYCRPLAGGAPFITCCNCCELLRLPKKILLVKKNQQKIRCGACSAIIFLAVNRHKIVASIHEETEKTSKEIDDSTNQLVDECPSNSHGHVNQYSENFSSDDYDNSAYDFQSMDREAGSVPTDQGLNSRKPERVQNLHSSPSTPENEGSQEGLIAPREVDNPLEQPKKAVLSPPPPGSSLQEHFDYSSNNLALNRFGNGNQSSCSDHEKVIPSKTISRQSSVKDVSVATEMEVSFNEFSNTVVSQDSGDASREHDHLGINKGGEPFLAGIIKDLRDTSRPNQTIEQGRNIVMVNGHLIPDRLVKKAEKLAGTIHPGEYWYDFYAGFWGMMGGRCLGIIPPFIEEFKYPMPENCAAGNTGVYVNGRELNQKDLDLLASRGLPTTRDRDYTIDISGGVQDRDTGEVLESLGKLAPTVEKAKRGFGMKIRRSAA from the exons ATGATTGAATCGGCTAAAGTTCGTTTGGTTCGTTGCCCAAAGTGCAAGCATATTCTTCCAGAGCGTCCTGATGTGCCTGTTTATCTCTGTGGCAGTTGCGGTGCTGTTCTTCAAG ggaaaaagaatagaaaatctGGCGCGGACACTTCATCAGAGACGTCCAATGAAGAAAGGGTTGAAAGAGTTTCCCTAAATTCTGGGAatttattggaaaatgaaaCAGAGAATTTCAATAACTCGAGTGACATTTCTGATGCAGATGTCAAGTCAAATGATAGTTCTTCAAATTTTGGTAAAAGGGGTTCAGATGCTGAGAAAAGTCGGGATCATTCTAAGGACAGAGCTGATAAATGGGTTGTCGAGACTGCTCTTGATACGAACACAAATAGAGATGAATTGGGTGgtataaaaatggaaaaggaaacCGGGGAATTGAAGTCCCATGTCCAAAATGCAAGCACATCCTGGAGATCAGAGCGGAGTTCTAATTGGCGATTTGGGGAGAGAGGCGAGGTGGAGGGGTTTCGGAGAAACCCAAGAACAAATATTGGAGGAGGTATGAGATATTCGCAATCTACCTACTCAGACGAGGGACCATCAAATTATGGTTATGGAGAGCCATTGAGGGATGGTAGTAGTTCCGTAGATGGAGGTAATAGAGTTGAGTACTTTGGACATGATCCAGCCAGGCTTATAAGACAACTTGACGAGTTGAAGGATCGATTAAATCTTACTTGTGATGTGACTGACAAACCTAAAGAAAAGGTTCCTTTAGATAGGAGAATGTTTCATGGGGAGGCTTATGAGGATTCTGAGGCTTGGTTTCCAACTAGCTCTTCTGGTCCAAGAAGGAGTTCAATGCCGTTTTTCATGCCAGACAAGCATGTTTCAGAACCTCCTTATTTCCAGCATTATACCAAGCCATTTCCTTATGATAATAGGCATGAGAAGGGTATGCATGGCTCCTATCCATCCATGCACGGTTCAAATCATAATCCAGGATATGAGGATGTTTTTGGACCCCAAATGCTTAGGCAAAGACGACCTCCAGATCAAGCACCAGGTCATTACAGACAACAGCCACCTTATGCATACTTTTCAGGAGGATACATGGAACCTCATTCCAATCCATATGAACCATACCCCCACGACCCCAACCTTCACCATCCTTCTTGctcttgttttctttgttaCACTAGACATCAACAAGTTCCAGGGTCAATCCCAACCAATGCCTTATTGAATAGAAGGTTTCCTGACATTCCAAATGATCCCATGTCATACCATCGAGAAAATCCTGTTGCATTTGGTCCACGGGTTTATAATCCTAGAACTGTCGATCCTCCTCCGATGCCTTCTCATGATTCACAGTCCCACGCAAGATTGCCAAGTGACCTTAACACGCAAACAAGTGATTTTGTTCACCACCTTCCCCAGAGGGAGGTTCTCCTTAATGGCAGACACTATTGCCGTCCCTTAGCCGGAGGTGCCCCGTTTATAACATGCTGTAATTGCTGTGAATTGCTACGACTGCCAAAGAAGATACTCCTTGTAAAGAAGAATCAACAGAAAATCCGGTGTGGGGCCTGCTCAGCAATAATCTTCCTTGCTGTCAACCGCCATAAAATTGTTGCTTCTATTCATGAAGAAACAGAGAAAACTTCTAAGGAGATTGATGATAGCACGAATCAGCTAGTGGATGAGTGCCCTTCAAATTCACATGGCCATGTGAACCAGTATAGCGAGAATTTCTCTTCTGATGATTATGATAATTCTGCATATGATTTTCAGTCGATGGATAGAGAAGCTGGTTCAGTTCCAACAGATCAAGGTTTGAACTCAAGGAAGCCTGAGAGGGTACAGAACCTCCATTCATCTCCCAGCACGCCTGAGAATGAGGGTAGTCAAGAAGGTTTGATTGCTCCAAGAGAGGTGGACAATCCCCTTGAACAGCCTAAGAAAGCTGTCCTGTCTCCACCACCTCCGGGTTCATCTCTTCAAGAGCATTTTGATTATTCTTCTAATAATCTTGCATTGAACCGTTTTGGGAATGGAAACCAAAGTAGCTGCTCAGATCATGAGAAGGTGATACCATCAAAGACCATCTCCCGACAAAGTTCAGTGAAAGATGTATCAGTGGCAACTGAGATGGAGGTGTCATTCAACGAGTTCTCGAATACTGTAGTGTCCCAAGATTCAGGGGATGCAAGCAGAGAACATGATCATCTGGGAATCAACAAAGGGGGGGAACCATTTTTAGCTGGCATTATTAAGGACCTTAGGGACACTTCTAGACCTAACCAGACAATTGAGCAAGGCAGAAATATTGTTATGGTTAATGGGCACCTTATACCAGATCGTCTAGTTAAGAAGGCCGAAAAGCTAGCTGGAACAATCCATCCGGGAGAATACTG GTATGATTTCTACGCTGGATTCTGGGGTATGATGGGTGGGCGCTGTCTTGGCATAATTCCT CCATTCATTGAAGAATTCAAATACCCCATGCCAGAGAATTGTGCTGCTGGAAATACTGGTGTTTATGTAAATGGGAGAGAACTGAACCAAAAGGATCTAGATTTGCTTGCCAGTAGAGGACTCCCAACTACCAGAGACAGGGATTACACCATTGATATTTCAGGAGGCGTTCAAGATAGAGACACTGGTGAAGTGCTAGAGAGCCTTGGCAAACTTGCTCCAAC GGTTGAGAAGGCAAAGCGAGGATTTGGCATGAAAATTCGAAGGTCTGCTGCATAA
- the LOC117932788 gene encoding protein trichome birefringence-like 25, producing MVQEMRFEMNPFSLHKHNHTFVKCALCFVLMGLAVRLWFSDSIRFSSVVDSVETPLEGKTESLAPEEQKTQSLEDSLPIQTPVSVDFPGNDNQTSQKDSAKCDIFTGDWIPDPSGPVYTNESCHAIENHQNCMRNGRPDSGYLYWRWNPRDCELPRFNPERFLDLMRNKSWAFIGDSISRNHVQSLLCILSQVEEAVEVYHDEEYRSKRWHFPSHNFTLSVIWTPFLIEADIFEDINGVSSSDVMLHLDKLDKNWTEQYKSFDYVVIAGGKWFLKTAIYYVNDTVMGCHYCPGRNLTELGFEFAYRKALQMVLNFVTGSDHKGFVFLRTTTPDHFENGEWFSGGTCKRMVPFKEGEIDMRDIDRIMRDIELEEFEKVVADAGTERGVILKLLDTTHLSLLRPDGHPGPYRQFHPFAEDKNATVQTDCLHWCLPGPIDSWNDLVMEMLVNG from the exons atGGTGCAGGAAATGAGGTTTGAAATGAACCCATTTTCACTTCACAAGCACAACCACACATTTGTGAAGTGTGCTCTCTGTTTTGTGTTAATGGGTCTTGCTGTTCGCCTTTGGTTTTCTGATTCAATCAGATTTTCTAGTGTTGTGGATtctgtagagactcctcttgaaggaaaaacagagtctCTGGCTCCTGAAGAACAAAAGACACAGTCTCTGGAAGATTCTTTGCCCATTCAAACCCCAGTTTCAGTTGATTTTCCTGGAAATGATAACCAAACTTCCCAGAAAG ATTCAGCAAAATGTGATATTTTCACTGGAGATTGGATCCCAGACCCATCAGGTCCAGTTTACACTAATGAGAGCTGCCATGCCATTGAAAATCATCAAAATTGTATGAGAAATGGCAGACCGGATTCCGGGTATTTATACTGGAGGTGGAATCCAAGAGACTGTGAGCTGCCCAGGTTCAATCCAGAGAGATTTCTCGATTTAATGAGGAATAAATCTTGGGCTTTTATCGGGGACTCCATTTCTCGCAATCATGTGCAGTCACTGCTTTGCATTCTATCACAG GTAGAAGAAGCCGTTGAGGTCTACCATGATGAGGAGTACAGATCCAAGAGATGGCACTTTCCTTCCCACAACTTCACCCTTTCAGTGATTTGGACCCCTTTTCTGATAGAAGCCGATATATTTGAAGACATCAATGGAGTTTCCTCATCTGATGTTATGCTTCATCTCGACAAACTCGATAAAAATTGGACTGAACAGTACAAGAGCTTTGACTATGTGGTGATTGCTGGTGGGAAATGGTTTCTCAAGACTGCTATCTACTATGTGAATGATACAGTCATGGGCTGCCATTACTGCCCTGGAAGGAACTTGACTGAGCTTGGGTTTGAGTTTGCGTATCGGAAAGCACTCCAGATGGTTCTCAACTTTGTCACAGGGTCCGATCACAAGGGCTTTGTATTCCTTAGAACTACCACACCAGATCACTTTGAGAATGGAGAGTGGTTCAGTGGAGGGACATGTAAAAGAATGGTACCCTTCAAAGAAGGTGAGATAGATATGCGAGATATAGACAGGATAATGCGTGATATCGAGCTGGAAGAATTTGAGAAGGTAGTTGCAGATGCAGGTACAGAAAGGGGTGTGATTCTGAAACTATTAGACACTACCCATCTTTCGTTGTTGAGGCCAGACGGGCACCCGGGGCCTTACAGGCAGTTCCATCCATTTGCAGAGGATAAAAATGCAACAGTGCAGACTGACTGTCTGCATTGGTGCTTGCCAGGGCCTATAGATTCTTGGAACGATTTGGTTATGGAAATGCTGGTTAATGGTTGA
- the LOC117931612 gene encoding hydroquinone glucosyltransferase-like has translation MAEKPPHIAIVPTPGMGHLIPLIELAKRLVTHHGFTVTFIIANENSFLKAPKAVLQSLPPSIDSIFLPPVSFDDLPADTKIETMISLTVLRSLSHLRSSLELLVSKTRVAALVVDLFGTDAFDVAAEFGVAPYIFFTSTAMALSLFLFLPKLDEMVACEFRDMNEPVAIPGCVQVHGSELLDPVQDRRSDAYKCVLNHTKRYRLAEGIMVNSFMELEPGPLKALQTLEPGKPPVYPVGPLTRRESEMGSGENECLKWLDDQPLGSVLFVSFGSGGTLPSEQLNELALGLEMSEQRFLWVVRSPSRVAASPFFSVHSQDDPFSFLPQGFVDRTKGRGLLVSSWAPQAQILSHASTGGFLSHCGWNSTLESVACGVPMIAWPLYAEQKMNAITLTNGLKVALRPKVNENGLIDRNEIAQIVKGLMEGEEGKDVRSRMKDLKDAAAKVLSPDGSSTKALATVAQKWKAHKNY, from the coding sequence ATGGCTGAAAAACCTCCCCACATAGCCATTGTCCCGACCCCTGGCATGGGTCACCTCATCCCTCTCATTGAACTAGCCAAACGCCTCGTCACCCACCATGGATTCACAGTCACTTTCATCATCGCCAACGAAAATTCTTTTCTCAAAGCCCCAAAGGCCGTGCTCCAGAGCCTCCCTCCCAGCATAGACTCCATTTTTCTTCCTCCGGTTAGTTTTGACGACTTGCCGGCGGATACGAAGATCGAGACTATGATTTCTCTCACTGTGCTTCGGTCGCTTTCCCATCTCCGGAGCTCGCTGGAGTTGCTGGTTTCGAAGACTCGAGTGGCGGCGCTCGTCGTCGATCTCTTCGGAACCGACGCGTTCGACGTCGCGGCGGAGTTCGGGGTGGCGCCGTACATTTTCTTCACGTCGACGGCGATGGCTCTCTCGCTGTTTCTGTTCCTGCCGAAGCTGGATGAGATGGTGGCGTGCGAATTTCGGGACATGAATGAACCGGTGGCGATTCCTGGTTGCGTGCAGGTCCACGGCTCGGAGCTGCTCGACCCAGTTCAGGATAGGAGGAGCGACGCTTACAAGTGTGTTCTAAACCACACCAAGAGATATCGACTGGCTGAAGGGATAATGGTGAATAGCTTCATGGAGTTGGAGCCTGGACCACTCAAGGCTCTGCAGACACTAGAACCGGGTAAACCGCCGGTCTACCCGGTCGGACCGCTGACAAGGAGGGAGTCGGAGATGGGATCCGGTGAGAACGAGTGTTTGAAGTGGCTGGACGACCAGCCACTTGGCTCCGTCCTATTCGTCTCTTTTGGGAGCGGTGGGACCCTTCCCAGTGAGCAATTAAATGAGCTGGCCTTGGGCTTAGAAATGAGTGAGCAAAGATTTTTGTGGGTAGTGAGGAGCCCTAGTCGTGTGGCTGCTTCTCCATTCTTCAGTGTCCATTCTCAAGATGACCCTTTCTCTTTCTTACCTCAAGGGTTTGTAGATAGAACCAAAGGGCGGGGCCTCTTGGTGTCATCCTGGGCACCACAGGCTCAAATTCTTAGCCACGCATCCACCGGAGGGTTCTTGTCACATTGCGGGTGGAACTCCACTCTCGAGAGCGTTGCCTGCGGTGTCCCCATGATCGCTTGGCCGCTCTACGCCGAGCAAAAAATGAACGCAATAACATTAACCAACGGCTTAAAAGTGGCATTGAGGCCAAAGGTTAACGAAAATGGTCTAATCGATCGTAATGAAATTGCACAAATTGTTAAGGGTCTGATGGAAGGGGAAGAAGGAAAGGATGTACGCAGTCGAATGAAGGACCTTAAGGACGCCGCCGCAAAAGTTTTGAGCCCTGATGGGTCTTCTACAAAGGCACTCGCAACCGTGGCTCAAAAATGGAAGGCTCACAAAAATTATtag
- the LOC117932318 gene encoding hydroquinone glucosyltransferase-like, whose translation MAEKPPHIAILPTPGMGHLIPLIELAKRLVTHHGFTVTFIIPNDNSSLKAQKAVLQSLPPSIDSIFLPPVSFDDLPAETKIETMISLTVVRSLSHLRSSLELLVSKTRVAALVVDLFGTDAFDVAAEFGVAPYIFYPSTAMALSLFLFLPKLDEMVACEFRDMNEPVAIPGCVPIHGSQLLDPVQDRRNDAYKWVLHHTKRYRLAEGIMVNSFMELEPGPLKALQTPEPGKPPVYPVGPLIKRASEMGSGENECLKWLDDQPLGSVLFVAFGSGGTLPSEQLDELALGLEMSEQRFLWVVRSPSRVADSSFFSVHSQNDPFSFLPQGFVDRTKGRGLLVSSWAPQAQIISHASTGGFLSHCGWNSTLESVACGVPMIAWPLYAEQKMNAITLTDDLKVALRPKVNENGLIDRNEIARIVKGLMEGEEGKDVRSRMKDLKDASAKVLSHDGSSTKALATVAQKWKAHKNY comes from the coding sequence ATGGCTGAAAAACCTCCCCACATAGCCATTCTCCCGACCCCTGGCATGGGTCACCTCATCCCTCTCATTGAACTAGCCAAACGCCTCGTCACCCACCATGGATTCACAGTCACTTTCATCATCCCCAACGATAATTCTTCTCTCAAAGCCCAAAAGGCCGTGCTCCAGAGCCTCCCTCCCAGCATAGACTCCATTTTTCTTCCTCCGGTTAGTTTTGACGACTTGCCGGCGGAGACGAAGATCGAGACTATGATTTCTCTCACTGTGGTTCGGTCACTTTCCCATCTCCGGAGCTCGCTGGAGTTGCTGGTTTCGAAGACCCGAGTGGCGGCGCTCGTCGTCGATCTCTTCGGAACCGACGCGTTCGACGTCGCGGCGGAGTTCGGGGTGGCGCCGTACATTTTCTACCCGTCGACGGCGATGGCTCTCTCGCTGTTTCTGTTCCTGCCAAAGCTGGATGAGATGGTGGCGTGCGAATTTCGGGACATGAATGAACCGGTGGCGATTCCTGGTTGCGTGCCGATCCACGGCTCGCAGCTGCTCGACCCGGTTCAGGATAGGAGGAACGACGCTTACAAGTGGGTTCTACACCACACCAAGAGATATCGACTGGCTGAAGGGATAATGGTGAATAGCTTCATGGAGTTGGAGCCTGGACCGCTCAAGGCTCTGCAGACACCCGAACCGGGTAAACCGCCGGTCTACCCGGTCGGACCGCTGATAAAGAGGGCGTCAGAGATGGGATCCGGTGAGAACGAGTGTTTGAAGTGGCTGGACGACCAGCCACTTGGCTCCGTCCTATTCGTCGCTTTCGGGAGCGGTGGGACCCTCCCCAGTGAGCAATTAGATGAGCTGGCCTTGGGCTTAGAGATGAGTGAGCAAAGATTTTTGTGGGTAGTGAGGAGCCCTAGTCGTGTGGCTGATTCCTCATTCTTCAGTGTCCATTCTCAAAATGACCCTTTCTCTTTCTTACCTCAAGGGTTTGTAGATAGAACCAAAGGGCGGGGCCTCTTGGTGTCATCTTGGGCACCACAGGCTCAAATTATTAGCCACGCATCCACCGGAGGGTTCTTGTCTCATTGCGGGTGGAACTCCACCCTCGAGAGCGTTGCCTGCGGTGTCCCCATGATCGCTTGGCCGCTCTACGCCGAGCAAAAAATGAACGCAATAACATTAACCGACGACTTAAAAGTGGCATTGAGGCCAAAAGTTAACGAAAACGGTCTAATCGATCGTAATGAAATTGCTCGAATTGTTAAGGGTCTGATGGAAGGGGAAGAAGGAAAGGATGTACGCAGTCGAATGAAGGACCTTAAGGACGCCTCCGCAAAAGTTTTGAGCCATGATGGGTCTTCTACAAAGGCACTCGCAACCGTGGCTCAAAAATGGAAGGCTCACAAGAATTATtag